A segment of the Lentisphaerota bacterium genome:
TCGACCGGCCGACCTCGGGAGCGGTGACCCTGGCCGGCCAGGATCTGGGGCTGCTGTCCGAGGATGCGCTGGCCGGCCTGCGCAACAGCCTGATCGGCTTCGTGTTCCAGCAGCATCATCTCCTGCCGCAATGCACCGTGCTGGAGAATGTGCTGCTGCCGACGCTGGCCGTCCGCCGGCCGCCCGCGCAGCGGCGGGCAGATGCCGGGCGGGCAGAGGCGCTGCTGGAGCGCGTCGGACTCGCCGACCGGCGCAACCATCGTCCGGGCCTGCTCTCCGGAGGCGAGTCGCAGCGCGCCGCCGTCGTGCGCGCGCTGATCAACCGCCCCCGGCTGCTGCTCGCCGACGAACCCACCGGCTCGCTGGATCATGCCTCAGCCCGCGCGCTCGGCGACCTCCTCGTCGAGATCAATCGCGCCGAGGGGGTCGCGCTCATCGTCGTGACCCACAGCCTCGAGCTGGCCGGGCGCATGGGCGCGGGGTACGCGCTCGCGGACGGACGGCTGACGCGGGGACCGGTGCCCCGTTGAATCAACAGGCGGCTCTTGCAAAACCCCGTAAGTACGGGCGTGGCACGGGCCTCTTGCCCGTGTGTCACGGGCGGGACGCCCGTGACACAGTGTGAAAGCGTTCAGTCATGACCGACGCCCTGCGAGCCAAATTGGCGGACCTGCCGGACAAGCCCGGGTGCTACCTGTACCGCGACCGGGCGGGCCGGATCATCTATGTCGGCAAAGCGGTGTCGTTGCGCAAGCGGGTGCAGTCGTATTTTCGTGCCTCGACCCTCCAGTCCGCGCCGCCCAAGGTGCGCAGCCTCATCCACTCTGTGGCCGATCTGGACGTGGTGGTCGTCCGCAACGAGGCCGAGGCGCTGCTGACCGAAGGGAGCCTGATCAAGCAGTACCGGCCGCGCTATAACATTGTTCTGCGTGACGACAAGCGCTATCTGGCCATCCGCGTCGACCCGCGCGAGCCGTTTCCCCGGCTCACGACCTGCCGCATCATCCGGGACGACGGCG
Coding sequences within it:
- a CDS encoding ABC transporter ATP-binding protein, with translation MTPVLELNAVCKQYGAPDAPAALRVLDGISLCVEAGESLAVVGPSGCGKSTLLNIIGGLDRPTSGAVTLAGQDLGLLSEDALAGLRNSLIGFVFQQHHLLPQCTVLENVLLPTLAVRRPPAQRRADAGRAEALLERVGLADRRNHRPGLLSGGESQRAAVVRALINRPRLLLADEPTGSLDHASARALGDLLVEINRAEGVALIVVTHSLELAGRMGAGYALADGRLTRGPVPR